In Gossypium arboreum isolate Shixiya-1 chromosome 3, ASM2569848v2, whole genome shotgun sequence, the sequence AAAACATTTACATATATAATGAATTTAGATAAATTCTAAATGtaaatttcaaatatttattaaaagGAGAATTATTTGGTATATTATCAGTAGAGTTTTTAAACTCTACAAGTAAGGTTAGGGTTGACAAGTGTATTATAagggtatagtaaaatatttaaaaaaaagacaCGTGTCTAATTTTTTAAAACTGTTTGTGGAATAAAAAAATATACTACCAAAGTGTATCAAAtaatgaaatattaaaaatatgtaaaatttttaacttgaattatgatattttctattttcttatttaaaattCTAATCCAATTATGgttgttttttttgttgttttttggtATAATGATTTTTTCCTCcaactttataaaaatattttaacctTCTATTTATTTTCTCGCCTCTTTTAGTtattgaatttgtattttttatcaaatcattttaaaatagcTAGAAAAATTAACGTTTGTTAACTTTACTTACGTAACATACACATAGATTGCCATATAAATGACAcgttaacatttaattaatttttaaattttaaaatatttttatagattttaatgatgtttaatttttaaaatagttttataactttttaaattttaaatttaaaaattaattaaatgttaaaatgtcACTGACATGAGAGTTTATACATATGTAACATCagcaaaagttacaaaaattaactattttcattcattttagaataaaaatttaaaactaaaaaaccaaaaaataaaataattttttataaaattaaaaggcCAAATAAATTACTATACAATTAAGAAAGTAAATTATTATAaacttaataaaattattattaattttaaatataaatattgaatttCAAATATCCACGTAGATTTATAAATTTAGCAGTTGACTGTCATCTTTCTAACTCGGTAATTTCTagacttatttttatttttatattttctgaaTTTTATAAAGTTTCAAAACTTTTATTGAGAAATTAactagatttttaatttttttaaaagatataaattaataaaatttacaaattaaattaaatttattttacattaataaaaaattatatcagTTTCCCGAGAGAATTATtagaatatttaatttaaaagttaataattaagtaaaaatttaaCCTTACCATCAATTTAAGATTagaattttaaattctaaaaaatagaattttgggttattaaagaATGAAAAACATTTtgttaaataagaaaattaataattaatagagTGAAAAGGGATAACTTATGAATTAACAAGATGGTTTTATTCACTGCAGGTCAAGTTGCACAACTTAATCCCACATTCATACATAAAAGTCACTTATTTCAAGCTTCAAACATACAATTTCAAGTAAACTGGTTCAAAAGTTGCAAATTTTTAGCCAGAAATCTCAACAGCCTTAACATTAGGCTTTTTAACTTCCAGCTTGGGTACAGTGACAGTAAGCACCCCATTCTCCATGGAAGCCTTAACCTGATCCATCTTGGCATTCTCAGGCAACCTGAACCTCCTCATGAACTTGCCGCTGCTCCGTTCAACCCGGTGCCACGTATCATTCTTGTCTTCCTTCTCCACGTTCCTCTCCCCACTTATCTGCAACACCCGATCATCTTCCACTTCCACTTTCACTTCTTCTTTCTTAAGCCCCGGCACATCGGCCCTGAACACGTGGGCTTCCGGGGTTTCCTTCCAGTCGATCCGGGTGTCGAAAAAGGCAGAGGTTTCCGGCGTCCGTGTCGTAGAGACAGCCCTGAATGGGTCCCAAACATCAAGTGAGAATGGGTCGAACACGTTGCTGCGTCGGTTGCCGAAGAAGCTTGGAATCAGAGACATTTTCAGAAGCAAGATAAGAGCAATATATGAAGAAACCTTGAAAGGAGTTATCTTAAAAGCTGTCGATCTAAGCTTTGCTTGTCTGAGAATGTAGGGGACCTGAAATGGATATTAATAGTTGGAGTTGTGGAGGATTCTAGCATGGACAAGATTTTTCTATTCCTGGGTTTAAATCATTTTTCTGGAACATTTATCTAGAAGCCTGTAACGACAGCAAATTTCATTCGAGGACATTCGTGAATATTTTGTATTATTATGGGCTTTATAATTAATAAGAAATCGTTCTAGGAAAATATTCATCAGCGTCCTTGTGAATATGGCCAGGTTGAATTAAATTGTTGGATACTCAAAAGTTCCATTTTCGCCTGtagaaaataaaagggttttactaaaaaataaaaaaattagtaatggGGCCTTGGAAACTTATCAATTTGACCGTTGACAACGTGATTAAAAGAGTTGATTTGTGGATAAATTATTAACGTGGTACGCCACATccctatattttaaaaataatttttttcaaaaatataaaaaatactaaaatatttatatctataATGAATCTAGAACTTGGATAACTATTTATCTAATACAAAATAATTGAAGATAAAATTgagatttattatttataattaaaagtATAATGTATGCTTATTaagtttataataatttattttaaaattggtGTGATTGCATGTACATGTTGATGATACCTTTTAAGGAAAATACTAAAATAGAAAAGATTAGGATTAAATTCTAAGTTTTATTCgacatatttttagatttttaaataaattttaatatttttacatatttttataatatttaaaagttaCATTAGAATGAATATGAATAACCATTTGTTTAAATTCATTTTTATGAATAACCATTTGTTTAAATTCATTTTAGTGTGTCTTTataacttttaatatttttataatttttataattattaagaattatttatgattatttgtatttttccatttttaatatttttgcatatttttgttacaatatttgaaatttatatttatatttggacctaatattttagtaattttaaaaaatttagatttttattttctaaatatatGTGCTCCATCAACCACAACAGTCTCATTAAAGATTAAACCACTTAACTAAagatttttgttaaaaaaaaaaaaacctaatagtTTTCTTGTTCTACCCATAACTGCTCAAGTAGGtgccttaaatttttttttttgctaagaaTTTTTATACCTTTTGCAAGCCAGAAATTAATTTCAATAAGAATAAATACTTCTATGTAAGGATTTAAAGGATAAAACACTCTAGGCCCAACTTGGTATGCAAACCAGCACATCTCATCTCATCACACGCTAAGGGATAAATAACCGCCTTAAAGGGATGAAAGAAGCCTAAACCAACACCACAAAAAACAAaccaattatataatatatattcagATGATTGTGCTATGTCATCTCTCCCCCTCGGCCTCTATCTATATAAATTATACTATGCAatcattaatattaatatatatatataaaacactaAAATCTACCATTCTCATTTGAGCAACTATACTGAGAACTCTCTGTTATGGCATGGGGCATCCCTTTCAGTAAGCAACCAATGGGGGGTATACTTAATGTCTCTTCAATTCCATAAGCATTCCAACAAAATGGTTCCTCCATCAATTCACCTTCGTGTGGCATAAGCTCGACATCTGCCATTGTTATGTTCGTGCAAGCCACCGTGTCGCTGCACGCGAAATGGATCGGAGTATTTCTCACGTCATAGCTGCCTTTAATGTTCCTATATTGCACATCTCTTACATAAACAGCCGATGTTTGGTTTAGGCATGCCTTTTGCAAACAGTAGTATTGGTCTATGTTTATGCAGTTTCTAACATTCTCCATCTGGATGTTCTCAAATGATATGCCTGATACAGAACCTGTGCCCCCTTGCCATGTCTTGATCCTTACCCCATTGTCTGATTCTCTTATCACCGCATTTCGAACGGTTATGTTTGAAACACATGCCAGCGAATTATGCACCCCAAGGCTCCCAATGCTGCAGAAATAAACTCTCTCAGTTAAGTCACTCTAATTAGTTTAAAAGAACAGAGCCAGTTTCATTTATATCTTCATTTAGTTCCAAAAATGATAGAGAGACCGCTTTTTAACTGTCTGCGTACCAATCCAAAGATAAGAGAATAGATTGTATAAGCCGAAATCGATTTACAAAAGGGCTAGTATACCTGATCCCGTGACTTGGACCACAAGTAACACCTTCAATGTGCACATCCGAGCATCCTGGACCGATCGAAATGCAATCATCTCCTATTTAAAATCATGAGACTTGGATCATTGCAAGGAATAATACATAAACAGTACAATGTAGGATAAACTGTTCAATAGAGTATGGTAGACACAAGTTCCATTTTCCTTACCGTTGCTTATCATTGAATTGTATATGCCAACAGATTTTGTGTTTCCAATGTGGATTCCATCGGTGTTCGGGCTAAGTTTAGGGGTCGATATCAATAGTTTTTCTATCAAAACCCCTTCGCACCCATCGAATTTCATATGAAACTGAGGACTGTTTTGTATCTTTATGCCACTGACTACTAAATTGGAGCTCATAAAGAACCTGATCATCTGAATCAACAAAAGTGCAAGAGCAAGAAATAGAACAAGTGAGCTGATTTGAACATCATGAATTAAAGAACTTAAACTTCTGTTATGTACTTACAGTAGGGCTGTCACATGGTCCTGGCAGAGTTGAACCATTTGGACCCTATATAGTCACATCACTAGAATTTAGATGTGCATGATTTAACTTGAAACAAGTAATTATTGATGAGTTGATTAGGAAATGGATACCCTGTGAGGTTTACAAGGGAGATCCCACCACTTCTGTCCATTTCCTTCAATGATTCCATTCCCAGTGAGTTTCATATCATTAAGTCTATAAAACACAAGCCATTGCTGACGGCTATCTGCTTTTGGCCAGCAATTAGGTCCATCTGGTGGCATTAGGACCCCATCAACCTATCACATTCAATGACACAAAAACTGTCCGTCACTCAGAATTAAGGAAAACAAAGGAAGATGATGAACTAGATATCAGATTCTCACTTGAAGGACAAGTCCATGTTTGCATGGCCCTGGGAAGATAGTGGAAGTGATCATGAAAACTTTATCTGAAGGAACCAAAACAGTGGCTGATTCTACTGCACAAGCAGCTTTCCATGCTTCCATGAATGCTGCAGTGTCATCTGAACAACCGTCCCCTACCGCACCGTAAGAAGTGACGTCGAAGATGCTGCCTGTTGTATCCCCAGGATCATTGGGATAAGGGTCTGAAGGAATAGATGGAGGGTCAGGGTTTTTGGGAGGAGCAGGGACATGAACAGGTGACTTCCCATGGGAGCCTTTGGGTTTATGCTTCTTGTGGTAATGATATCTTGCATTTGCATTGCTTGAACATTGATGAAAGGAAAGAATTGCCAAAATCCAAATGAATAATAATCCACGACCAAGTTCCATTAGCAGCAGACAATAAGCTGAAGCCAAACCAATCTGAGAAAATGTATATAGGAAGTAAAAACCAGAAATCTGATTCCGAAGTTTCAATTTTCAAGAAAACAAATATACATAATACAATGAGTTAAAGGGTCAGATGAAAGGCTTGACCATAACCTCTAATTTATACTCTTTAACAACAATTCCAGAGATCAAAGCTGTTCTTCAGTGATAGTTGAAGACACATGTCAAATACTGGTTGATAGCTATATCATAATCAATgcgaataaaatatttgaaatgcaTTTGGGAGGTTAGCCTTTTTGTGGCTAATTTGGCAGAAGGTTGTTGGCTTTATATTGATTTTTTTCCCCCTTGTTTTGCTTTTCTATGTCACATGGTCTGTGGACCTGACAGAGATCCTTATGTTTCTTCAATTCTTCATGGTTGGATTTTAATTCCCCACTGTTTTTTTCCGGCTTATGTTGCCAAGGACTGTATCCTGGACCCTTGATCAAGGTTACTGTAAGCTTGTGAACTGTCTTCGCGGCCTACATTTTCTAGATGGATCTTTTTAAGACATTTTTCTTCatatttcaagctttcaaaaggGGCAAAAAGTTTCATCCATTACATTACACTGCAGTATTACTAACCATTTGCCATTTAAGCTTCATGTTTTCTGTAATCCGTTCCCGCAATTTAAATCCCTGTATTCCTTATAGAATTCTGTTTATACATAAAGGCTGATAAGGAATTTTCAATGATCTTGATCATGTGAAACCATTTATGGCCTAAACTGCTCTTTCATGAAACTTTTCTAGATAAGCTAGCTGGTTTAGTCGATGTGgagatgaaaagaaaaagaaagaaaaatgtctTGATGAAAAATggggtttcttttttttttgggggggttatgTAAAAGCAACAAGTCTCGTGACTCTCTGTTGTTGTTTAGCTCTCGTGGCCATACATAGTGATGTAGGAAACATGTACTACAAAGTGGACGATAGCGGAAATAAATTTAAACCAGTCACGGGTGAATCCAATTCTATATATGGTCCATAAGCCGAAAATTACCCTTTAAGAAACTCTCGTCCAATAAACCAATACTAATGAAACATATATCCCAATGCCTCaagtgtaaaaataaaataaaattacctgACACAATTAAAAGAATCAATCCAAAGATGGTGTTGACGAGCAGCTACATGCATGCATTGGTATTTTGTTGAAGAAATGTAGTAGAAGAATCAGTGACAATGTAGGTTGCGTTTAAGTTAAAGAGTGAAGTTGAAGAGGCTTTTTATAGAGGTTAGTAGTTGATACATGACATGGAATTTATGCATGCATGGGTTCACGGGTGGGTGTTTAAAGGCTCAAAAAGTTGGGGGGGGGGGTTGGTGAGAGAGGATTCGAAATAGTGCACTCTACTGGCACAAAaaaagcattgaatttgttgagTTTGTGGCTAGGAGCTATGCCACATAGGATTGCCATAGTATGCACCATTGCTTGCTCTGGTTGGTGCATTGTGATGGGACCAGCCATTGCCAGCCGGGCCAGTTTAGTTTATGGCTAGGTGCTCGTGGGGCCTCCATGATGGGCGGAAAAAAAACCGAAGGTGGTGGTTTTAGGCTGGTGCAGAATGGTAATCTGTAGCATCATCAGTGTTCCAAAATTCAACATGAACAAAATTCACATGCAGATATATCTGGTTGAAATGAATGTGGTGAGAAGGTGAAATAAAAAGGTGGCACGTATCACCTGAGGATTCACGGGTTGTAATTCCTGTGTGTCACGGGTGAAGAATTGATGAGTAATTTAGATTCTTAAATGTCTCTGCTTTTCCAAGGGCTTTGGTCTTAAAACAAGACAAACTGGCAGACAAAGAAAGCAGCCTAGCTGGACTCTCTAAATTTGCTTCTCTTTTGATTTGTcctaaattatgttatttttaaatgaaatgtgATCTATGTTATGAATTATTTTGAGGAGTTTGGTCATGAATGTTATATTTTTGTAGTAATTTTAGATTTCGAATTATATTCTTATATTTGGAGAATAAAGATTATCTTAAGCAAATAATATGATATTTTCaaaagtattaaaatttggtaattatacattatttatttaataaattataatgaaTAAATTTGTTTATACAAAATAGTcataattttatttcaaattttagagaATGTACTTTGTAACTTTAAATGTTGTTATAAGTAAAAACTGTTATAAattgtttaaataaaatataaaaattaattctaCTAAAATTTGATTGTTATAGCTAAATGTCATCATAGCGAGTGGTTGTTAGTTttatgtttcatgttaaattataTAATACAAATTTGAAGGCTAAATTATAATCTAATCCTActttaatttttagaaatttagaccctttatttttaatttaaaatttaggtccaattattatcactattaaaattcttcttttgaaattaaaatataaaaaccagatcatattaataattaaaatatataaaattaaatctcaaaTCAAGACAATGCTTGTTATGTTGGGCAATTTACTACTCAAGCtgtctgtaacatcccgaattagggcctaataggaacagtgatttcgggactacaaatctgacgtaagaaaatttatttctattatatttttattatatttttatggtctacgatttcatggaatgatttcgtgaaaatttcgtttgaaaatttcgacgtttggacactcaatttggtcaaaaggactaaattgtaaaaagtgcaaaagttgagttctacatgttagaggtgtctaatttttatgaaattttaaatgagagttccttaaatggtaattagaccatcgtataacttgttggacaaaaatggccttggttgggtaaaatttgaaagaatagtaaaaaggatattttggtcatataagggtaaaatgaattaaaagacagattttaaaacccaaatgtgtccctttcttcttgattTAGACGAATGTACCAAgatcagccatggttagggtttttccaagctttcaagctcaatagtaagtgattccgagcaccgtttttaacgttctatgcattttgaagtcccggtaacatgttctagctatttctaccatttatttgagccagggtttgtgtttaaaatttacccatgaatgatatgcatgtattttgatgtttaatggtagaatagaaggctcggtgtgtaataaacaacttttactaagcgatttttgatgaaaatgtccgaaaggaccgttttgtaaaaattgtaaaattagtcataaaagggtgatttagtggaaattaggggttCCATATTTATGAAAACGATTCGGGTAGACTtgaaatgcaatgaaattgaataaaaatcattttacgagcattgaGTCAacagtgaaaatatgtgaaagttcagg encodes:
- the LOC108475426 gene encoding 17.5 kDa class I heat shock protein-like, whose translation is MSLIPSFFGNRRSNVFDPFSLDVWDPFRAVSTTRTPETSAFFDTRIDWKETPEAHVFRADVPGLKKEEVKVEVEDDRVLQISGERNVEKEDKNDTWHRVERSSGKFMRRFRLPENAKMDQVKASMENGVLTVTVPKLEVKKPNVKAVEISG
- the LOC108474881 gene encoding polygalacturonase At1g48100-like produces the protein MELGRGLLFIWILAILSFHQCSSNANARYHYHKKHKPKGSHGKSPVHVPAPPKNPDPPSIPSDPYPNDPGDTTGSIFDVTSYGAVGDGCSDDTAAFMEAWKAACAVESATVLVPSDKVFMITSTIFPGPCKHGLVLQVDGVLMPPDGPNCWPKADSRQQWLVFYRLNDMKLTGNGIIEGNGQKWWDLPCKPHRGPNGSTLPGPCDSPTMIRFFMSSNLVVSGIKIQNSPQFHMKFDGCEGVLIEKLLISTPKLSPNTDGIHIGNTKSVGIYNSMISNGDDCISIGPGCSDVHIEGVTCGPSHGISIGSLGVHNSLACVSNITVRNAVIRESDNGVRIKTWQGGTGSVSGISFENIQMENVRNCINIDQYYCLQKACLNQTSAVYVRDVQYRNIKGSYDVRNTPIHFACSDTVACTNITMADVELMPHEGELMEEPFCWNAYGIEETLSIPPIGCLLKGMPHAITESSQYSCSNENGRF